TTGCCGCTGATGGTCAGCGCCCCGAAGGAATGATCGCCATATGGGTCGTTTTCTTCGGTGAAGCTCGCAATACCCGCGACTTCGATCTGGGCGCGGGCCATGAAGCCAAGGCCTTCAGCGGCGACACCTTGAGTGCAAACCACTTGGCCGAGCAGCTCGGGATGGCCGCCCTGAATGATCGCGGCGCGGAAGGCATCATTGGCCTTGGCGATTTCTGCGGTCTGGGCGTCGAGATCGGTTACACCGCTCTCTCCGCATTGGGTGCAAGCCTCGGGCGCGGTCAGGTCCGAGACTTCGATCTCGCCGCAGCTCTTGCATTGATAGTGAGCCATATCTGGCCTCCTTCGTGGTGAGGCCCCGTTCCGGTCTGTTGCCGAATAATCGGGGCGGTCTGGCAAGTGAGGTCCGCGAAGCGGCGCCTCTCTTGCCGGACTGCCTCCCGGCGAGGGCAGGAGGGGGGCCCGCGCCAGCCCGGCGACAAGGAAGAGGGGGAGGGGGATCTCCCGGCCACGCAGCTCGGCCCCCGGCCGAGACCGTGGTTGGGGACACCGCCTCTGACGCCGCTCGCCGGGCTTGCGTGGGGGAACCGGCGGTTCCCAATACGGACGCGCTTCCGCGCGGCTCAGGCAGGGATGCGGGCGTTCGGCTCGTCCGAATCCCCGCGCGTCTGACTTATCCCTGCGGCGGAATCAGAACGTCTGGGCAGAGTGGTCACCTCCCCTGCCCTGCCCTCTTCTTTCGACTTCGGTTAGGACTACTCAGAACGGTCTCGCCAAGCACGTTCCCTTTCCGTTCCAATTGCGCTAATTCATCTGCAAGGACCGGGGGACGACATGGGCTATCTGCAAAACCTCAATGCGGCACAGCGCCAGGCCGTCGAGCATGGCATGGATCCGCTGCTGATCATTGCCGGGGCGGGATCGGGCAAGACCAACACGCTGGCCCATCGCGTCGCCCATCTTTTGAAACAGGGAGCCGATCCGCGGCGCATCCTGCTGATGACCTTCTCGCGTCGCGCCGCCGCGGAACTGACCCGGCAGGTGTCGCGGATCACCGAGAGCGTTATGGGCAGCGGCTACGCAGCCGAGGCTCTGACCTGGGCCGGCACCTTCCATGGCATCGGCGCCCGCATCCTGCGCGATCTGGCGTTGCAGATCGGCTTGAACCCGGAATTCACCATCCATGATCGCGAGGATTCCGCTGATCTGATGAATCTTTGCCGCCATGAGCTGGGCTTCTCCAAAGCGCAGACCCGGTTTCCGGCCAAGGGCACCTGCCTGGCGATCTATTCCCGCGTGGTGAATTCCGGCGCGCCGCTCAGCGAGGTCCTGACCGATCACTTCCCTTGGTGCGCGATGTGGGAGGGTGAGTTAAAGCGCCTCTTCGGGGCCTATGTCGCGGCCAAGCAGACACAGAATGTGCTCGATTACGACGACCTGCTGCTGGCCTGGGCGCAGGTGATGGAGGATCCGGGCTTCGCCGCCCATCTCGGCGCGCTTTGGGATCATGTCCTGATCGACGAATACCAGGACACCAACCGGATGCAGGCGCGCATCCTTCTGGCGCTGAAGCCCGAGGGGCGCGGGTTGACCGTCGTCGGCGATGACGCGCAATCGATCTATGCTTTCCGCGCCGCGACGGTGCGCAACATCCTAGACTTCCCTGCCACCTTCACCCCACCTGCTTGCGTGGTGACGCTGGAGCGCAATTACCGTTCGACCCAACCGATCCTGACGGCGGCCAATGCGGTGATCGCGCGCGCCTCGGAGCGGTTCACCAAGGATCTCTGGTCAGATCGGGCCTCGACCGAGAAACCA
This genomic interval from Paracoccus sp. MBLB3053 contains the following:
- a CDS encoding DUF3768 domain-containing protein; translation: MAHYQCKSCGEIEVSDLTAPEACTQCGESGVTDLDAQTAEIAKANDAFRAAIIQGGHPELLGQVVCTQGVAAEGLGFMARAQIEVAGIASFTEENDPYGDHSFGALTISGKKIWWKIDIYDADYRFGAADPLDATQTRRVLTLLFPSEY